A genome region from Baekduia alba includes the following:
- the secA gene encoding preprotein translocase subunit SecA, with translation MGLLDRALNIGETKQFRQHEKRVARIADFEPELELESDEELKDRMEALRQHVRGQSSEDKVTAALDEVLPECFAIAREVGRRKMNMRHFDVQLIGGMVLHGGNIAEMRTGEGKTLTGTLAVVLNSLAGQGVHVVTVNDYLAKRDAEWMMPLYEACGVTVGILQNDMDPDDKVEAYACDVTYGTNSEFGFDYLRDNMAQSMEDKVQHGGRLGEDGRPTAMHFFAIVDEVDNILIDEARTPLIISGAPEAAAEHYVQFAKLAKVMKAGKTPEGMDPRARKDFVADFDYEYDEKHKTVAVTEQGVAKAEKFLGIDHLYRAENGPLVNHLLQSLKAESLYKKDVDYAVVDNEVKIIDEFTGRILDGRRWSEGLHQAVEAKEGVAIHEENQTLATITYQNFFRMYSKLAGMTGTALTEATEFMKIYKLPVVQIPTNRPMVRKDQNDQVYKTKEGKWTALLSTIKERHEAGQPVLVGTISVEISEMIATRLDKLGIPHAVLNAKPEHAAREGDIVAEAGRPGAVTIATNMAGRGVDIKLGGNPEHQTELELRNLGLSPGDPDFDETYMKVFPTIEERTAADHEKVLEAGGLFICGTERHESRRIDNQLRGRAGRQGDPGESRFFLSAEDDLVRLFAGDRIYKILDRLGTLDEEGNEEPIEAGMLSKQIEKAQKKVEEQNFLIRKRVLEYDDVMNEQRRVVYKYRDEVLEGRDMGPVARENVADVIRRVVDEYTVSEYVEDWDVGGLFTALADIFPVGFGPDRIDAVNEREELIELLVDEAMKTYDAREEELGEELMRALERYLLLQVIDNKWREHLYDMDYLREGIHLRGFAQIDPLVAYKNEAFDLFTDLMNSIWADFSRMIYHVEVEVEGDAGPAIPEAQGGVGGSGSVQYSGGVGTEQPSALTEAAGGGGAPVGYADAELPEDAIPIVQQRRVDEHETIGRNDPCWCGSGKKYKKCHGA, from the coding sequence ATGGGTCTGCTCGACCGCGCGCTGAACATCGGAGAGACGAAGCAGTTCCGCCAACACGAGAAGCGTGTGGCGCGAATTGCCGATTTCGAGCCCGAGCTCGAGCTCGAGTCCGACGAGGAGTTGAAGGACCGCATGGAGGCGCTGCGCCAGCACGTGCGCGGCCAGTCCAGCGAGGACAAGGTCACGGCCGCCCTCGACGAGGTCCTCCCCGAGTGCTTCGCGATCGCGCGCGAAGTCGGCCGGCGCAAGATGAACATGCGCCACTTCGACGTGCAGCTCATCGGCGGCATGGTCCTCCACGGCGGCAACATCGCCGAGATGCGCACCGGCGAGGGCAAGACGCTCACCGGCACGCTCGCCGTCGTCCTGAACTCGCTCGCCGGCCAGGGCGTCCACGTCGTCACGGTCAACGACTACCTCGCCAAGCGCGACGCCGAGTGGATGATGCCCCTCTACGAGGCGTGCGGCGTCACCGTCGGGATCCTGCAGAACGACATGGACCCGGACGACAAGGTCGAGGCCTACGCGTGCGACGTCACGTACGGCACGAACTCCGAGTTCGGCTTCGACTACCTGCGCGACAACATGGCGCAGTCGATGGAGGACAAGGTCCAGCACGGCGGCCGCCTCGGCGAGGACGGGCGCCCGACCGCGATGCACTTCTTCGCGATCGTCGACGAGGTCGACAACATCCTCATCGACGAAGCGCGCACCCCGCTGATCATCTCCGGCGCCCCCGAGGCCGCCGCCGAGCACTACGTCCAGTTCGCGAAGCTCGCGAAGGTCATGAAGGCCGGCAAGACGCCCGAGGGCATGGACCCGAGGGCCCGCAAGGACTTCGTCGCGGACTTCGACTACGAGTACGACGAGAAGCACAAGACCGTCGCGGTCACCGAGCAGGGCGTCGCGAAGGCCGAGAAGTTCCTCGGCATCGACCACCTGTACCGCGCCGAGAACGGCCCGCTGGTCAACCACCTCCTGCAGTCGCTCAAGGCCGAGTCGCTCTACAAGAAGGACGTCGACTACGCGGTGGTCGACAACGAGGTCAAGATCATCGACGAGTTCACCGGGCGCATCCTGGACGGCCGTCGCTGGTCGGAGGGCCTGCACCAGGCCGTCGAGGCCAAGGAGGGCGTGGCGATCCACGAGGAGAACCAGACCCTCGCGACGATCACGTACCAGAACTTCTTCCGCATGTACTCCAAGCTCGCCGGCATGACGGGCACCGCCCTCACAGAGGCGACGGAGTTCATGAAGATCTACAAGCTGCCCGTCGTCCAGATCCCGACGAACCGGCCGATGGTCCGCAAGGACCAGAACGACCAGGTCTACAAGACCAAGGAGGGCAAGTGGACCGCCCTCCTGAGCACCATCAAGGAGCGTCACGAGGCCGGCCAGCCGGTCCTCGTGGGCACGATCTCGGTCGAGATCTCCGAGATGATCGCGACCCGCCTGGACAAGCTCGGGATCCCGCACGCGGTCCTCAACGCCAAGCCGGAGCACGCGGCGCGCGAGGGCGACATCGTCGCCGAGGCCGGCCGGCCCGGCGCGGTGACCATCGCCACCAACATGGCGGGCCGCGGCGTCGACATCAAGCTCGGCGGCAACCCCGAGCACCAGACCGAGCTCGAGCTGCGCAACCTGGGCCTGTCGCCCGGCGACCCGGACTTCGACGAGACCTACATGAAGGTCTTCCCGACGATCGAGGAGCGCACCGCCGCCGATCACGAGAAGGTGCTGGAGGCCGGCGGCCTGTTCATCTGCGGCACCGAGCGCCACGAGTCGCGCCGGATCGACAACCAGCTCCGCGGCCGCGCCGGTCGCCAGGGCGACCCGGGCGAGTCGCGCTTCTTCCTCTCCGCCGAGGACGACCTGGTCCGGCTCTTCGCCGGGGATCGGATCTACAAGATCCTCGACCGGCTCGGCACGCTCGACGAGGAGGGCAACGAGGAGCCCATCGAGGCGGGCATGCTCTCCAAGCAGATCGAGAAGGCGCAGAAGAAGGTCGAGGAGCAGAACTTCCTCATCCGCAAGCGCGTCCTCGAGTACGACGACGTGATGAACGAGCAGCGCCGCGTGGTCTACAAGTACCGCGACGAGGTGCTCGAGGGCCGCGACATGGGCCCGGTCGCGCGCGAGAACGTCGCCGACGTCATCCGCCGCGTGGTCGACGAGTACACGGTCTCCGAGTACGTCGAGGACTGGGACGTCGGCGGCCTGTTCACCGCGCTGGCCGACATCTTCCCGGTCGGCTTCGGGCCGGACAGGATCGACGCCGTCAACGAGCGCGAGGAGCTCATCGAGTTGCTCGTCGACGAGGCGATGAAGACCTACGACGCGCGCGAGGAGGAGCTCGGCGAGGAGCTCATGCGCGCGCTCGAGCGCTACCTGCTGCTGCAGGTCATCGACAACAAGTGGCGCGAGCACCTGTACGACATGGATTACCTGAGGGAGGGCATCCACCTCCGCGGGTTCGCGCAGATCGATCCGCTCGTCGCCTACAAGAACGAGGCGTTCGACCTCTTCACCGACCTGATGAACTCGATCTGGGCGGACTTCTCGCGCATGATCTACCACGTCGAGGTCGAGGTGGAGGGCGACGCCGGCCCCGCCATCCCGGAGGCCCAGGGCGGGGTGGGCGGGTCCGGGTCCGTCCAGTACTCCGGCGGCGTCGGGACCGAGCAGCCGAGCGCGCTGACCGAGGCCGCGGGCGGCGGTGGCGCGCCGGTCGGCTACGCCGACGCCGAGCTGCCCGAGGACGCGATCCCGATCGTCCAGCAGCGCAGGGTCGACGAGCACGAGACGATCGGCCGCAACGACCCGTGCTGGTGCGGGAGCGGCAAGAAATATAAGAAGTGTCACGGTGCCTAG
- the prfB gene encoding peptide chain release factor 2: MATSTSDTPIPQRIAAIRASYDRLRDSTDPDALGASVEQLEAQMQAPGFWDDSGAAAKVSAEHARTTRKLKTFTELSSDIEDLDGLLELSAEDDELADELTEQLASVESRLSELEEERLFSGPYDSGDALVTVNAGAGGTDAQDWAEMVLRMMMRWAESRKFKVELLEASAGEEAGIKSATFRAEGENAYGLFNAEQGVHRLVRISPFDAQSRRQTAFAGVEVAPVIEDTGDVEIDTDDLQVDTYRASGAGGQHVNKTDSAVRITHRPTGIVVQCQNERSQSANKETAMKMLRAKILERQERERQEEIAKEKGETLDVNFGSQIRSYVLHPYTMVKDHRTDREMGDAQRVLDGDLDGFVREYLLKAAG; this comes from the coding sequence GTGGCCACGTCGACCTCAGACACGCCGATCCCGCAGCGCATCGCGGCCATCCGGGCCAGCTACGACCGCCTGCGCGACTCCACCGACCCGGACGCGCTGGGCGCGAGCGTCGAGCAGCTCGAGGCCCAGATGCAGGCGCCCGGGTTCTGGGACGACAGCGGCGCGGCCGCGAAGGTGTCGGCCGAGCACGCGCGCACGACGCGCAAGCTGAAGACGTTCACCGAGCTGTCCTCCGACATCGAGGACCTCGACGGGCTGCTGGAGCTCTCCGCCGAGGACGACGAGCTCGCGGACGAGCTGACCGAGCAGCTCGCGTCGGTCGAGTCCCGGTTATCCGAGCTCGAGGAGGAGCGGCTCTTCTCGGGTCCGTACGACTCCGGCGACGCGCTGGTCACCGTGAACGCGGGGGCCGGCGGCACCGACGCCCAGGACTGGGCCGAGATGGTGCTGCGCATGATGATGCGCTGGGCCGAGTCGCGGAAGTTCAAGGTCGAGCTGCTGGAGGCCAGCGCGGGGGAGGAGGCCGGCATCAAGTCGGCGACGTTCCGCGCGGAGGGCGAGAACGCCTACGGGCTCTTCAACGCCGAGCAGGGCGTGCACCGGCTGGTCCGGATCTCGCCGTTCGACGCGCAGTCGCGGCGCCAGACGGCGTTCGCGGGCGTCGAGGTCGCGCCGGTCATCGAGGACACCGGCGACGTCGAGATCGACACCGACGACCTGCAGGTCGACACGTACCGGGCCTCCGGCGCCGGCGGCCAGCACGTCAACAAGACCGACTCCGCCGTCCGCATCACCCACCGTCCCACGGGCATCGTCGTGCAGTGCCAGAACGAGCGCTCGCAGTCGGCCAACAAGGAGACGGCGATGAAGATGCTCCGGGCCAAGATCCTGGAGCGCCAGGAGCGCGAGCGCCAGGAGGAGATCGCCAAGGAGAAGGGGGAGACGCTCGACGTCAACTTCGGCTCCCAGATCCGCTCCTACGTGCTCCACCCGTACACGATGGTCAAGGACCACCGCACCGACCGCGAGATGGGCGACGCCCAACGCGTCCTCGACGGCGACCTCGACGGGTTCGTGCGCGAGTACCTCCTGAAGGCGGCGGGCTAA
- a CDS encoding aminotransferase class I/II-fold pyridoxal phosphate-dependent enzyme, whose translation MSEASTPKSGPSEQPTAPYLDAVVAYGFRGPGRFHVPGHKGGPGADPGLRYALGDRALGIDIPQDIHGVDLGVRPTPYERAEALAAEAYGAARTWFLTNGATQGNHALCLALAPLGTHVVAQRNSHASIVDGLVLSGGLPSFVAPAYDDELGMAHGVTPDALDEALADDPDARVAFVVSPTYYGMAADVAALAEVAHRRDVALVVDQSWGPHFGFHPDLPESALRLGADAVLTSTHKIVGSLTQSAMLHVADTRRIDPSAVGRAIRLVRSTSPSSLLMASLDGARRQLAVHGEALLHETIAAAKATREKLATTPGIKTIDYDFVGRPGVAAYDPLRLVLDTRETGRTGYEVAEALRNAYDVQPELATVATIVCVLGVGQPVEALVRFAGDVDETVKRIIKPGAPVQALVRGPGALGNTMVVAPRDAFLGESEVVDLDAAIGRISCESIAGYPPGIPALLPGERITAEAASYLRELVDSGARLHGAADPTMRTIHALIEQ comes from the coding sequence ATGAGCGAGGCGAGCACTCCAAAGTCTGGGCCGTCGGAGCAGCCGACGGCGCCCTACCTCGATGCGGTCGTCGCCTATGGGTTCCGGGGGCCGGGGCGGTTCCATGTCCCCGGGCACAAGGGTGGGCCGGGGGCGGATCCCGGGCTGCGGTATGCGCTCGGCGACCGGGCGCTCGGGATCGACATCCCGCAGGACATCCACGGGGTCGACCTCGGGGTCAGGCCGACGCCGTACGAGCGCGCCGAAGCGCTGGCGGCCGAGGCCTATGGCGCGGCGCGGACGTGGTTCCTGACCAACGGCGCGACGCAGGGCAACCACGCGCTGTGCCTCGCGCTCGCGCCGCTGGGCACGCATGTTGTCGCACAACGCAACTCGCACGCGTCGATCGTCGACGGGCTCGTCCTCAGCGGCGGCCTGCCGTCGTTCGTCGCGCCGGCCTACGACGACGAGCTCGGCATGGCGCACGGCGTCACGCCCGACGCGCTCGACGAGGCGCTCGCCGACGACCCCGACGCACGCGTCGCGTTCGTGGTCTCTCCCACCTACTACGGCATGGCCGCGGACGTCGCCGCGCTGGCCGAGGTCGCCCATCGGCGCGACGTCGCGCTCGTCGTCGACCAGTCCTGGGGCCCGCACTTCGGGTTCCACCCCGACCTGCCCGAGTCGGCGCTGCGGCTCGGCGCCGACGCGGTCCTCACCTCGACGCACAAGATCGTCGGCTCGCTGACGCAGTCGGCGATGCTGCACGTGGCCGACACCCGCCGGATCGACCCGAGCGCCGTCGGCCGCGCGATCCGACTCGTCCGCTCGACGTCGCCCTCGTCGTTGTTGATGGCCTCGCTCGACGGCGCGCGCCGGCAGCTCGCCGTCCACGGCGAGGCGCTCCTGCACGAGACGATCGCCGCCGCGAAGGCCACGCGCGAGAAGCTCGCGACGACGCCCGGGATCAAGACCATCGACTACGACTTCGTCGGCCGCCCCGGCGTGGCCGCCTACGACCCGCTGCGCCTCGTCCTCGACACGCGCGAGACCGGCCGCACGGGCTACGAGGTCGCCGAGGCGCTGCGCAACGCCTACGACGTCCAGCCCGAGCTCGCGACCGTCGCGACGATCGTGTGCGTCCTCGGCGTCGGCCAGCCCGTCGAGGCCCTGGTGCGCTTCGCGGGCGACGTCGACGAGACCGTCAAGCGCATCATCAAGCCCGGCGCGCCGGTCCAGGCGCTCGTCCGCGGCCCCGGTGCGCTCGGCAACACGATGGTCGTCGCGCCGCGCGACGCCTTCCTGGGCGAGTCCGAGGTGGTCGACCTCGACGCCGCGATCGGCCGGATCTCGTGCGAGTCGATCGCCGGCTACCCGCCAGGCATCCCGGCGCTGCTGCCCGGCGAGCGGATCACGGCCGAGGCGGCGTCCTACCTGCGCGAGCTCGTCGACTCCGGCGCCCGCCTGCACGGGGCGGCCGACCCGACGATGCGGACGATCCACGCGCTGATCGAGCAGTAG
- a CDS encoding ATP-dependent Clp protease ATP-binding subunit, with translation MPEQPFTNFVPCSICAERPGTLQMVVQTESGRQGALMCESCARDLMQGFGQAGIGPAAEGANDFDGPNGNPSRRPSGGPQTRTRQQERPTSDTPALDEFGRDLTRDAGEGRIDPVIGREDEIAETVEILARRRKNNAVLIGEAGVGKTAIVEGLALHIHNNDVPEALHGVRVVALDMGALVAGSQYRGQFEQRLKAVLAEVTAAEGKIIVFVDELHTVLGAGGAEGAMDAANLLKPMLARGELRMVGATTLSEFRKIERDAALARRFSPVTVDAPSVEETVEILTGLRDAYEAHHAAKITDDALAAAARLSDRYLTEQHLPDKAIDLMDQAAAKLRLATPRPVDTATLREQLKAAVEVEDYEKAAWLQERIREADDTTTTNAVVVDETAIAAVVATRTGIPVGELVAGELQRLVDLEDDLHLRVVGQDEAVAKVADTIRRARVGLSEPDRPLGSFLFLGPTGVGKTELVKVLSERLFASEDALVRIDMSEYREPHTVARLVGSPPGYVGYGDGGQLTEPVRRRPYSVILLDEIEKAHPEVWNVLLQLLDDGRLTDGEGRTVDFTNAVIVMTSNLGAGRAKRGIGFTAADAPTDDDRMLAAAKSAFLPEFINRIDEVVTFSPLGNEQVTKIASLIVERVAGRLSDERRITLTVDEELTAQLAADGFDEEFGARPLQRHVRRTLERELTRAILAGSLTDGAQVRATAGAEGGVALEVSAAAAPEAAAA, from the coding sequence ATGCCAGAACAGCCTTTCACCAACTTCGTGCCCTGCAGCATCTGCGCCGAGCGCCCCGGCACGCTCCAGATGGTCGTCCAGACCGAGAGCGGACGCCAAGGCGCCCTCATGTGCGAGAGCTGCGCCCGCGACCTCATGCAGGGGTTCGGGCAGGCCGGCATCGGCCCGGCCGCCGAGGGCGCCAACGACTTCGACGGCCCCAACGGCAACCCGTCGCGCCGCCCCTCCGGTGGCCCCCAGACCCGCACGCGCCAGCAGGAGCGCCCCACCTCCGACACCCCCGCGCTCGACGAGTTCGGCCGCGACCTCACCCGCGACGCCGGCGAGGGCCGCATCGACCCTGTCATCGGGCGGGAGGACGAGATCGCCGAGACCGTCGAGATCCTGGCCCGTCGCCGCAAGAACAACGCCGTGCTGATCGGCGAGGCCGGCGTCGGCAAGACCGCGATCGTCGAGGGCCTGGCCCTCCACATCCACAACAACGACGTCCCCGAGGCGCTGCACGGCGTCCGCGTCGTCGCGCTCGACATGGGCGCGCTCGTCGCCGGCTCCCAGTACCGCGGCCAGTTCGAGCAGCGGCTGAAGGCCGTGCTCGCCGAGGTCACGGCCGCCGAGGGCAAGATCATCGTGTTCGTCGACGAGCTCCACACGGTCCTGGGCGCCGGCGGCGCCGAGGGTGCGATGGACGCCGCGAACCTGCTCAAGCCGATGCTCGCCCGCGGCGAGCTGCGGATGGTCGGCGCCACCACGCTCAGCGAGTTCCGCAAGATCGAGCGCGACGCCGCCCTGGCCCGCCGTTTCTCGCCCGTCACCGTCGACGCGCCGAGCGTCGAGGAGACCGTCGAGATCCTGACGGGGCTGCGCGACGCCTACGAGGCTCACCACGCCGCCAAGATCACCGACGACGCCCTGGCCGCCGCCGCCCGCCTGAGCGATCGCTATCTGACCGAGCAGCACCTGCCCGACAAGGCCATCGACCTGATGGACCAGGCCGCGGCGAAGCTGCGCCTCGCGACGCCCCGACCCGTCGACACCGCGACGCTGCGCGAGCAGCTCAAGGCCGCCGTCGAGGTCGAGGACTATGAGAAGGCCGCGTGGCTCCAGGAGCGCATCCGCGAGGCGGACGACACGACGACCACCAACGCCGTGGTCGTCGACGAGACCGCGATCGCAGCCGTCGTCGCCACGCGCACCGGCATTCCGGTGGGCGAGCTGGTCGCCGGCGAGCTCCAGCGCCTCGTCGACCTGGAGGACGACCTGCACCTGCGCGTCGTCGGCCAGGACGAGGCCGTCGCGAAGGTCGCCGACACCATCCGCCGCGCCCGCGTCGGCCTGTCTGAGCCGGACCGGCCCCTGGGCTCGTTCCTGTTCCTCGGCCCGACCGGCGTCGGCAAGACCGAGCTGGTCAAGGTCCTCAGCGAGCGTCTCTTCGCGAGCGAGGACGCCCTGGTCCGCATCGACATGTCCGAGTACCGCGAGCCGCACACGGTCGCGCGGCTGGTCGGCTCGCCGCCCGGCTACGTCGGCTACGGCGACGGCGGCCAGCTCACCGAGCCGGTCCGGCGCCGCCCCTACAGCGTGATCCTGCTCGACGAGATCGAGAAGGCGCACCCCGAGGTGTGGAACGTCCTGCTGCAGCTGCTCGACGACGGTCGCCTGACCGACGGCGAGGGTCGGACGGTGGACTTCACCAACGCGGTGATCGTGATGACGTCGAACCTGGGCGCCGGTCGCGCCAAGCGCGGCATCGGCTTCACCGCCGCCGACGCGCCCACCGACGACGACCGCATGCTCGCCGCCGCCAAGTCCGCGTTCCTGCCGGAGTTCATCAACCGGATCGACGAGGTCGTGACGTTCTCACCGCTCGGGAACGAGCAAGTGACGAAGATCGCGAGCCTGATCGTGGAGCGCGTCGCCGGGCGCCTCAGCGACGAGCGGCGGATCACGCTGACCGTCGACGAGGAGCTGACCGCGCAGCTCGCGGCCGACGGCTTCGACGAGGAGTTCGGCGCCCGCCCGCTGCAGCGCCACGTGCGCCGCACGCTGGAGCGGGAGCTGACCCGGGCCATCCTGGCCGGGTCCCTGACCGACGGCGCGCAGGTGCGCGCCACGGCCGGTGCGGAGGGCGGCGTGGCGCTGGAGGTCAGCGCCGCCGCCGCACCGGAGGCGGCGGCCGCCTAG
- a CDS encoding tocopherol cyclase family protein, with amino-acid sequence MLLDTYRRTGADLPFGDPRRPHGVAMEGWFWRLTSVVTGDVVVVLAAVNRDASGAAWGTAGVAAHPGGFSTAVALPRAVADASGRIAVGEALVATPTSVSVRLPDVALDVALDRPGRWPRRAFGALGAAQAIPGLSQYWHPWLLRARVRGHAVVAGREIDLDGAVAYAEKNWSNGGFPERWWWGQAHGFGDDDDACVAFAGGRAGVGALRVTATSLVVSAGGEMVRLVRPLQPLRVAVGEAGWRLSGRTPGGVSVEVEGHANGTPPHLLPVPVPAERRHREQAASQHLAGELHLRLRRRGRTVFSGTSTLAGLEQGRT; translated from the coding sequence GTGCTGCTCGACACATACCGGCGGACGGGCGCGGATCTGCCTTTCGGCGATCCGCGACGGCCCCACGGGGTGGCGATGGAGGGTTGGTTCTGGCGGCTGACGTCGGTGGTGACGGGCGACGTCGTCGTGGTGCTGGCGGCGGTCAACCGGGATGCGTCGGGCGCCGCCTGGGGCACCGCCGGCGTGGCCGCCCATCCCGGCGGGTTCTCGACCGCCGTGGCCCTGCCGCGCGCCGTCGCGGATGCGTCCGGCCGGATCGCGGTCGGCGAGGCGCTGGTCGCCACGCCGACCTCGGTCTCCGTCCGGTTGCCGGACGTCGCGCTCGACGTCGCGCTCGACCGGCCGGGGCGCTGGCCGCGCCGGGCGTTCGGCGCCCTGGGCGCGGCGCAGGCGATCCCGGGGCTGTCGCAGTACTGGCACCCGTGGCTGCTGCGCGCGCGGGTGCGCGGCCACGCGGTGGTCGCGGGCCGCGAGATCGACCTCGACGGCGCGGTGGCCTACGCCGAGAAGAACTGGTCCAACGGCGGCTTCCCGGAGCGCTGGTGGTGGGGCCAGGCACACGGCTTCGGCGATGACGACGACGCCTGCGTGGCGTTCGCCGGCGGCCGGGCGGGCGTGGGCGCGCTGCGCGTGACGGCGACGTCGCTGGTGGTCAGCGCGGGCGGCGAGATGGTGCGGCTGGTCCGGCCGCTGCAACCGCTGCGCGTCGCGGTGGGCGAGGCGGGCTGGCGCCTGTCGGGCCGCACCCCGGGCGGGGTGTCGGTCGAGGTCGAGGGCCACGCCAACGGCACGCCGCCGCACCTGCTGCCGGTGCCCGTGCCCGCGGAGCGCCGTCACCGCGAGCAGGCGGCATCCCAGCACTTGGCCGGCGAGCTCCATCTCCGTCTGCGCCGCCGCGGCCGCACGGTCTTCTCCGGGACGTCGACGCTGGCGGGCCTGGAGCAGGGGCGGACCTGA